Proteins from a single region of Campylobacter sp. RM16704:
- the cgb gene encoding single-domain globin Cgb: MTQEQIQIIKDCVPILQKNGEVLTKEFYKIMFEEYPEVKPMFNMKKQASGEQPKALAMAILMAAKNVENLENMRSFVDKVAITHTKLNVKEEHYPIVGACLLKAIKVVLNANEATLKAWEEAYKAIAQFYIDIEKEIYAKAK, from the coding sequence ATGACTCAAGAACAAATTCAAATCATCAAAGATTGCGTGCCTATTTTGCAAAAAAATGGTGAAGTTTTAACTAAAGAGTTTTATAAAATAATGTTTGAAGAATATCCTGAGGTAAAACCTATGTTTAATATGAAAAAACAAGCTTCAGGCGAACAACCAAAGGCTTTAGCTATGGCTATTTTAATGGCAGCTAAAAATGTAGAAAATTTAGAAAATATGAGATCTTTTGTAGATAAAGTTGCTATCACTCATACAAAATTAAATGTCAAAGAAGAACACTACCCTATAGTTGGTGCTTGTCTTTTAAAAGCTATCAAAGTAGTGTTAAATGCAAATGAGGCTACACTAAAAGCTTGGGAAGAAGCTTATAAGGCTATCGCACAATTTTATATAG